The following are encoded together in the Salmonella enterica subsp. enterica serovar Choleraesuis genome:
- the secE gene encoding protein translocase subunit SecE, giving the protein MSANTEAQGSGRGLEAVKWLVVAALLVVAIVGNYLYRDITLPLRALAVVVLIAVAGGVALLTTKGKATVAFAREARTEVRKVIWPTRQETLHTTLIVAAVTAVMSLILWGLDGILVRLVSFITGLRF; this is encoded by the coding sequence ATGAGTGCGAATACCGAAGCTCAAGGAAGTGGGCGCGGCCTGGAAGCGGTGAAATGGTTAGTGGTCGCAGCACTGCTAGTCGTGGCTATCGTAGGCAATTATCTTTATCGCGATATCACCCTGCCGTTGCGTGCATTGGCGGTGGTTGTTTTGATTGCTGTAGCCGGTGGCGTAGCGTTGCTGACCACCAAAGGCAAAGCGACGGTTGCTTTTGCCCGTGAAGCAAGAACAGAAGTTCGCAAAGTGATTTGGCCGACCCGCCAGGAAACATTGCACACTACGCTCATTGTTGCAGCGGTCACCGCCGTAATGTCACTGATCCTGTGGGGACTGGATGGTATTCTGGTTCGCCTGGTTTCCTTTATCACTGGCCTGAGGTTCTGA
- the nusG gene encoding transcription termination/antitermination protein NusG, translating into MSEAPKKRWYVVQAFSGFEGRVATSLREHIKLHNMEELFGEVMVPTEEVVEIRGGQRRKSERKFFPGYVLVQMVMNDASWHLVRSVPRVMGFIGGTSDRPAPISDKEVDAIMNRLQQVGDKPRPKTLFEPGEMVRVNDGPFADFNGVVEEVDYEKSRLKVSVSIFGRATPVELDFSQVEKA; encoded by the coding sequence ATGTCTGAAGCTCCTAAGAAACGTTGGTACGTCGTTCAGGCGTTTTCCGGTTTTGAAGGCCGCGTAGCTACTTCCCTGCGCGAACATATCAAATTACACAACATGGAAGAGCTGTTTGGCGAAGTCATGGTTCCAACCGAAGAAGTGGTTGAGATCCGTGGTGGCCAGCGCCGTAAAAGCGAGCGTAAGTTCTTCCCAGGTTATGTTTTAGTGCAGATGGTTATGAACGACGCGAGCTGGCACCTGGTGCGTAGCGTACCGCGCGTTATGGGCTTTATCGGTGGTACTTCCGATCGCCCGGCACCTATCAGCGACAAAGAAGTTGACGCTATTATGAACCGCCTGCAGCAGGTTGGTGATAAGCCACGTCCGAAAACTCTGTTTGAGCCGGGCGAAATGGTTCGCGTTAACGACGGTCCATTTGCTGACTTTAACGGTGTGGTGGAAGAAGTTGACTATGAGAAGAGCCGCCTGAAAGTGTCGGTTTCTATCTTTGGTCGTGCTACTCCGGTCGAGCTGGATTTCAGCCAGGTCGAGAAAGCCTGA
- the tuf gene encoding elongation factor Tu, protein MSKEKFERTKPHVNVGTIGHVDHGKTTLTAAITTVLAKTYGGAARAFDQIDNAPEEKARGITINTSHVEYDTPTRHYAHVDCPGHADYVKNMITGAAQMDGAILVVAATDGPMPQTREHILLGRQVGVPYIIVFLNKCDMVDDEELLELVEMEVRELLSQYDFPGDDTPIVRGSALKALEGDADWEAKIIELAGHLDTYIPEPERAIDKPFLLPIEDVFSISGRGTVVTGRVERGIIKVGDEVEIVGIKDTAKSTCTGVEMFRKLLDEGRAGENVGVLLRGIKREEIERGQVLAKPGSINPHTKFESEVYILSKDEGGRHTPFFKGYRPQFYFRTTDVTGTIELPEGVEMVMPGDNIKMVVTLIHPIAMDDGLRFAIREGGRTVGAGVVAKVLG, encoded by the coding sequence ATGTCTAAAGAAAAATTTGAACGTACTAAACCGCACGTTAACGTCGGTACTATCGGCCACGTTGACCATGGTAAAACTACCCTGACCGCGGCCATCACTACCGTACTGGCTAAAACCTACGGCGGTGCCGCTCGTGCATTCGATCAGATCGATAACGCACCAGAAGAAAAAGCTCGTGGTATCACCATCAACACTTCCCACGTTGAATATGACACCCCGACTCGTCACTACGCGCACGTTGACTGCCCAGGGCACGCCGACTACGTTAAAAACATGATCACCGGTGCTGCTCAGATGGACGGCGCTATCCTGGTTGTTGCTGCGACTGACGGCCCTATGCCTCAGACCCGTGAGCACATCCTGCTGGGTCGTCAGGTAGGCGTTCCTTACATCATCGTGTTCCTGAACAAATGTGACATGGTTGATGACGAAGAGCTGCTGGAACTGGTAGAAATGGAAGTTCGTGAACTTCTGTCTCAGTACGACTTCCCAGGCGACGATACTCCAATCGTACGTGGTTCCGCTCTGAAAGCGCTGGAAGGCGATGCAGATTGGGAAGCTAAAATCATCGAACTGGCTGGTCACCTGGATACCTACATCCCAGAACCAGAGCGTGCTATCGACAAGCCGTTCCTGCTGCCAATCGAAGACGTATTCTCCATCTCCGGTCGTGGTACCGTAGTAACTGGTCGTGTAGAGCGCGGCATCATCAAAGTTGGTGACGAAGTAGAAATCGTTGGTATCAAAGATACCGCTAAATCTACCTGTACCGGCGTTGAAATGTTCCGCAAACTGCTGGACGAAGGCCGTGCTGGTGAGAACGTTGGTGTTCTGCTGCGTGGTATCAAACGTGAAGAAATCGAACGTGGCCAGGTTCTGGCTAAACCGGGTTCAATCAACCCGCACACCAAGTTCGAATCTGAAGTGTACATCCTGTCCAAAGACGAAGGCGGCCGTCATACTCCGTTCTTCAAAGGCTACCGTCCACAGTTCTACTTCCGTACTACTGACGTGACCGGTACCATCGAACTGCCAGAAGGCGTAGAGATGGTAATGCCAGGCGACAACATCAAAATGGTTGTTACCCTGATCCACCCAATCGCAATGGACGATGGTCTGCGTTTCGCAATCCGCGAAGGCGGCCGTACCGTTGGCGCGGGCGTTGTTGCTAAAGTTCTGGGTTAA
- the rplK gene encoding 50S ribosomal protein L11, with protein sequence MAKKVQAYVKLQVAAGMANPSPPVGPALGQQGVNIMEFCKAFNAKTDSIEKGLPIPVVITVYADRSFTFVTKTPPAAVLLKKAAGIKSGSGKPNKDKVGKVTRAQVQEIAQTKAADMTGADIEAMTRSIEGTARSMGLVVED encoded by the coding sequence ATGGCTAAGAAAGTCCAGGCCTATGTCAAGCTGCAGGTTGCAGCTGGTATGGCAAACCCAAGTCCACCGGTTGGTCCAGCTCTGGGTCAGCAGGGTGTTAACATCATGGAATTCTGCAAAGCGTTCAACGCCAAAACTGATTCCATCGAAAAAGGTCTGCCAATCCCGGTAGTAATTACCGTTTACGCTGACCGTTCTTTCACTTTCGTTACCAAGACTCCACCGGCTGCCGTTCTGCTGAAGAAAGCTGCAGGTATCAAGTCTGGTTCTGGCAAACCGAACAAAGATAAAGTGGGTAAAGTTACTCGCGCTCAGGTTCAGGAAATTGCTCAAACTAAAGCTGCGGACATGACTGGTGCCGATATCGAAGCGATGACTCGCTCTATCGAAGGTACTGCTCGTTCCATGGGCCTGGTAGTGGAGGACTAA
- the rplA gene encoding 50S ribosomal protein L1 — MAKLTKRMRVIRDKVDVTKQYDINEAVALLKELATAKFVESVDVAVNLGIDARKSDQNVRGATVLPNGTGRSVRVAVFAQGPNAEAAKAAGAELVGMEDLADQIKKGEMNFDVVIASPDAMRVVGQLGQVLGPRGLMPNPKVGTVTPNVAEAVKNAKAGQVRYRNDKNGIIHTTIGKVDFDADKLKENLEALLIALKKAKPAQAKGVYIKKISLSTTMGAGVAIDQAGLSTATAN; from the coding sequence ATGGCTAAACTGACCAAGCGTATGCGCGTGATCCGTGACAAAGTTGATGTAACTAAACAGTATGACATCAACGAAGCCGTTGCCCTGCTGAAAGAGCTGGCCACTGCTAAATTCGTTGAAAGCGTTGACGTTGCCGTAAACCTCGGCATCGATGCTCGTAAATCTGACCAGAACGTACGTGGTGCAACTGTACTGCCTAACGGTACCGGTCGTTCCGTTCGCGTTGCCGTATTTGCCCAGGGCCCTAACGCTGAAGCAGCTAAAGCTGCTGGCGCTGAGCTGGTAGGTATGGAAGATCTGGCTGACCAGATCAAAAAAGGCGAAATGAACTTCGACGTTGTTATCGCTTCTCCAGATGCGATGCGCGTTGTTGGCCAGCTGGGCCAGGTACTGGGCCCACGTGGTCTGATGCCAAACCCGAAAGTTGGTACTGTAACCCCTAACGTAGCTGAAGCGGTTAAAAACGCTAAAGCTGGTCAGGTTCGTTATCGTAACGACAAAAACGGCATCATCCACACCACCATCGGTAAAGTGGACTTCGACGCTGACAAACTGAAAGAAAACCTGGAAGCCCTGCTGATTGCGCTGAAAAAAGCAAAACCAGCTCAGGCTAAAGGCGTGTACATCAAGAAAATCAGCCTGTCCACCACCATGGGCGCTGGCGTAGCCATCGACCAGGCTGGTCTGTCTACTGCAACTGCAAACTAA